Proteins co-encoded in one Coprobacter tertius genomic window:
- a CDS encoding carbohydrate-binding family 9-like protein, translating to MNKSIVVPYIANLDNVALEDLSDIMEEKAARQSIECVNWPGQFNYKPITVFNIARSDKYLYINFFVRGNCLLAVTTSDNGPVWEDSCVEFFMQVPGEQEYYNFEFNCIGTALAAKRKSREECEHFPLEKMALIKRYASVGNKPFQEMQGIFAWELLVAIPFELMGLDGKALPPKIKANFYKCADKTSLPHFLSWNPVKSQSPDFHRPEFFGELIFDAE from the coding sequence ATGAATAAATCGATTGTTGTCCCGTATATTGCTAATCTGGATAATGTTGCACTCGAAGATCTTTCTGATATAATGGAAGAAAAAGCAGCTCGTCAGAGTATTGAGTGTGTAAACTGGCCTGGTCAGTTTAATTATAAACCGATTACAGTATTTAATATAGCTCGTAGCGATAAATATCTGTATATTAATTTTTTTGTCCGTGGAAATTGTCTCTTGGCGGTTACGACTTCAGATAACGGACCGGTATGGGAAGACAGTTGTGTGGAGTTTTTTATGCAGGTTCCGGGAGAGCAGGAATATTATAATTTTGAGTTTAACTGCATCGGTACTGCATTGGCTGCAAAGCGTAAGAGTAGGGAAGAGTGTGAGCATTTTCCTCTCGAAAAAATGGCTTTAATTAAAAGATATGCTTCAGTCGGCAATAAACCTTTTCAGGAAATGCAGGGTATTTTCGCATGGGAACTTTTAGTGGCCATTCCGTTTGAGTTGATGGGTCTTGATGGTAAGGCTCTCCCACCGAAAATTAAGGCGAATTTTTATAAATGTGCCGATAAAACAAGTCTTCCTCATTTTTTGAGCTGGAACCCGGTGAAATCTCAGTCCCCTGATTTTCACCGTCCCGAATTTTTCGGAGAATTGATTTTCGATGCTGAATAA
- a CDS encoding electron transfer flavoprotein subunit beta/FixA family protein has translation MSLKIIVLAKQVPDTRNVGKDAMKADGTVNRAALPAIFNPEDLNALEQALQLKDQHPGSTVSLLTMGPPRAADIIREGLFRGADGGVLLTDRAFAGADTLATSYALACAVRKLKNYDIIIGGRQAIDGDTAQVGPQVAEKLKIPQITYAEKIIKADNDKVTVKRRLERGIEIVECKTPVVITVNGSADDCRPRNARLIQKYKYAKTISERQNQDNDYFDKLYESRPYLNLTEWSVSDVDADLNQVGLAGSPTKVKSIENVVFQAKESKQLSGSDNEIDELMKELIVNHTIG, from the coding sequence ATGAGCTTAAAAATTATTGTACTTGCTAAACAAGTACCTGATACAAGAAATGTAGGAAAAGATGCAATGAAAGCAGACGGTACTGTTAACCGCGCCGCCCTGCCTGCAATCTTTAATCCTGAAGACCTGAATGCACTCGAACAGGCTCTGCAATTAAAAGACCAACACCCGGGTTCTACCGTATCTTTATTGACTATGGGTCCTCCCCGTGCAGCCGATATCATACGAGAAGGACTTTTTAGAGGTGCAGACGGCGGAGTTTTACTGACCGACCGTGCTTTTGCCGGAGCCGATACACTTGCAACCTCTTATGCTTTGGCTTGCGCAGTACGTAAACTGAAAAATTATGATATTATCATTGGCGGCCGTCAGGCTATCGACGGTGATACAGCTCAGGTAGGTCCTCAGGTTGCCGAAAAATTAAAAATACCTCAGATCACTTACGCCGAAAAAATTATTAAAGCAGATAATGATAAAGTAACCGTAAAGCGTCGTCTCGAACGGGGTATAGAAATAGTGGAATGTAAAACGCCTGTGGTCATCACAGTAAATGGAAGTGCCGACGATTGTCGTCCGCGCAACGCAAGACTGATACAAAAATATAAATATGCAAAAACCATCAGCGAAAGGCAAAATCAAGATAACGACTATTTCGATAAATTATACGAATCACGACCTTATTTGAACCTCACCGAATGGAGCGTATCCGATGTAGATGCCGACCTTAATCAAGTAGGGTTAGCCGGATCTCCGACAAAAGTGAAATCGATAGAAAATGTGGTTTTCCAAGCTAAAGAGAGCAAACAGCTCAGCGGATCGGATAATGAGATCGACGAACTGATGAAAGAGTTGATCGTAAACCACACCATCGGATAA
- the purL gene encoding phosphoribosylformylglycinamidine synthase: MVLFFKTPDQTVIAVEADHSFSPEEKEKLCWLFSQAEVTDDKQLGGWFIGPRKEMITPWSTNAVEITQNMGLSGITRIEEYFAAKDKDAEHDPMLQRMYNGLNQQIFEINKKPDPIVYIDDIVSYNKQEGLALSDDEVNYLNELSKKIGRKLTDSEVFGFSQVNSEHCRHKIFNGVFIIDGEEKESSLFKLIKKTSEYNPNRLVSAYKDNVAFNEGPEVEQFAPASQDKPDYFEIKDIKTVISLKAETHNFPTTVEPFNGAATGTGGEIRDRLGGGKASLPIAGTAVYMTSYPRTEEGREWEENAMPERKWLYQTPEQILVKASNGASDFGNKFGQPLICGSLLTFEHAENYKKFAYDKVIMLAGGVGFGTMRDALKGTPEAGQKVVVMGGDNYRIGMGGGAVSSVETGVYANAIELNAIQRANPEMQKRASNVIRALAEADENPIVSIHDHGAGGHLNALSELVESTGGKIEMDKLPIGDPTLSAKEIVGNESQERMGMVIQEKDIEKVRQIADRERAPMYVVGETTGDMRFVFEQADGVRPIDLAMEDMFGKAPRTVMKDKTIIETYQGVKYVTSKIHEYLENVLQLEAVACKDWLTNKVDRSVTGKVARQQCQGEIQLPLSDCGVVALDYRGKAGIATSIGHAPQAAMADPEAGSVLAVAESLTNIIWAPLSEGLQSVSLSANWMWPCKNEGEDARLYKAVEACSRFACELGINIPTGKDSLSMTQKYGDEKVYSPGTVIISAGAEVSDVKKVISPVLVHDRNSAVYYIDFSFDSFKLGGSAFAQSLNKIGNEVPTVKDSEYFASAFETIQELINKGLILAGHDISAGGMITALLEMNFANVEGGLEINLDKIAEKDIIKILFSENPGILIQVKDKIQVEKILQDNGIGFLKIGRPCNERHLLVKKDEAEYQFGIDHLRDVWYSSSYLLDRKQSGEKSSKDRFENYKQQPIQIKFNSSFTGKLSSYGINPDRRQHNGIKAAIIREKGVNGDREMAYSLYLAGFDVKDVHMTDLISGRETLEDVNMIVYCGGFSNSDVLGSAKGWAGGFLWNEKAKVALDRFYARKDTLSLGICNGCQLMVELGLLTPDHEKKPKMRHNDSHKFESEFIGLTIPKNNSVMFGSLSGSKLGIWVAHGEGKFELPYDKDKYNVVAQYSYDAYPANPNGSPWAIAGIASEDGRHLALMPHLERAIFPWQWAYYPYDRKNEDQVTPWIEAFVNARKWVEKQNGK, from the coding sequence ATGGTTCTTTTTTTCAAAACACCAGATCAGACAGTGATAGCCGTAGAAGCTGATCACTCATTTTCCCCTGAAGAGAAAGAGAAGTTGTGCTGGCTTTTCAGCCAAGCCGAAGTAACGGATGACAAACAACTCGGCGGATGGTTTATAGGCCCCCGGAAAGAAATGATTACTCCCTGGAGTACAAATGCGGTAGAAATTACCCAGAATATGGGACTATCCGGAATAACCCGTATTGAAGAATATTTTGCGGCAAAAGACAAAGATGCAGAACATGATCCCATGTTGCAACGCATGTATAATGGATTGAACCAGCAAATATTTGAAATAAATAAAAAACCCGATCCTATCGTTTATATCGACGATATTGTCTCCTATAATAAACAAGAAGGCTTGGCCCTGAGTGATGACGAAGTTAACTACTTAAATGAGCTAAGTAAAAAAATCGGCCGTAAGCTTACCGACAGCGAAGTTTTCGGTTTCTCTCAAGTAAACTCGGAACATTGTCGCCACAAAATATTCAACGGTGTTTTTATTATCGATGGAGAAGAAAAAGAAAGTTCGTTATTTAAACTGATTAAAAAGACTTCAGAATACAACCCGAATCGTCTTGTATCAGCGTATAAAGATAATGTCGCTTTTAACGAAGGCCCCGAAGTCGAACAATTCGCACCCGCTTCGCAAGACAAACCCGACTATTTCGAAATAAAAGACATAAAAACTGTCATTTCGTTAAAAGCCGAAACTCATAATTTCCCTACTACAGTCGAACCTTTCAATGGAGCAGCAACAGGTACCGGAGGAGAAATACGAGACCGTCTGGGAGGAGGAAAAGCCAGTCTCCCTATAGCAGGTACCGCCGTATATATGACTTCGTACCCACGTACCGAAGAAGGTCGTGAATGGGAAGAAAATGCCATGCCCGAGCGTAAATGGTTATATCAGACTCCAGAACAAATATTAGTGAAAGCATCTAATGGAGCATCTGATTTCGGTAACAAATTCGGACAACCTCTTATCTGTGGATCTTTATTAACTTTCGAACATGCCGAAAATTACAAAAAATTTGCGTATGATAAAGTAATCATGCTGGCAGGAGGCGTAGGATTCGGGACAATGAGGGATGCATTAAAAGGAACTCCCGAAGCCGGACAAAAAGTAGTGGTAATGGGCGGTGATAATTACCGTATCGGAATGGGTGGAGGAGCTGTTTCTTCAGTAGAAACCGGTGTGTATGCCAACGCAATCGAATTAAACGCCATTCAACGGGCTAATCCTGAAATGCAAAAAAGGGCCTCTAATGTGATACGAGCCTTGGCTGAAGCTGATGAAAACCCCATCGTATCGATACACGACCACGGTGCCGGGGGGCATCTGAACGCCCTTTCGGAATTAGTTGAAAGCACAGGTGGTAAAATAGAAATGGATAAACTGCCCATTGGAGATCCTACCTTATCGGCAAAAGAAATTGTCGGGAACGAAAGCCAGGAACGAATGGGAATGGTAATACAAGAAAAAGACATCGAAAAAGTACGCCAAATAGCTGATCGGGAACGAGCTCCCATGTATGTAGTAGGAGAAACTACCGGAGACATGAGATTTGTATTCGAACAAGCAGACGGAGTAAGACCTATTGATCTCGCAATGGAAGATATGTTCGGAAAAGCACCGCGTACTGTCATGAAAGATAAAACAATTATCGAAACATATCAAGGCGTAAAATACGTAACAAGTAAAATACACGAATATCTCGAAAATGTTTTGCAACTCGAAGCTGTCGCTTGCAAAGACTGGTTAACAAATAAAGTAGACCGTTCGGTAACCGGTAAAGTAGCCCGCCAGCAATGTCAGGGAGAAATACAACTTCCGCTTAGCGATTGCGGAGTCGTTGCCCTCGATTACCGGGGAAAAGCCGGTATCGCAACCTCTATAGGCCATGCTCCCCAAGCCGCTATGGCCGATCCCGAAGCCGGATCGGTATTGGCGGTTGCCGAATCACTGACTAACATAATATGGGCACCTCTCAGCGAAGGGTTGCAAAGCGTTTCCTTAAGTGCAAACTGGATGTGGCCATGTAAAAACGAAGGAGAAGACGCACGACTTTATAAAGCTGTAGAAGCTTGTAGCCGTTTTGCCTGCGAATTGGGTATAAACATTCCTACCGGTAAAGACAGTTTATCGATGACGCAAAAATACGGAGATGAAAAAGTATATTCACCCGGAACAGTCATCATTTCAGCCGGAGCAGAAGTATCGGATGTTAAGAAAGTGATATCCCCCGTTCTTGTACACGATCGCAATAGTGCCGTTTATTATATCGATTTTTCATTCGATTCTTTCAAACTCGGAGGATCTGCTTTTGCTCAATCTCTGAATAAAATCGGAAACGAAGTACCGACAGTAAAAGATAGTGAATATTTTGCTTCGGCGTTCGAGACTATACAAGAATTGATAAACAAAGGACTTATACTTGCCGGCCATGACATTTCGGCCGGAGGAATGATCACCGCTTTATTAGAAATGAATTTCGCCAATGTAGAAGGTGGACTCGAAATTAATCTCGATAAGATAGCTGAAAAAGATATTATTAAAATTCTATTCAGTGAAAACCCGGGTATACTCATACAAGTAAAAGATAAAATACAAGTAGAAAAAATATTACAAGATAACGGAATCGGTTTTCTGAAAATAGGACGCCCTTGTAATGAAAGACATTTACTCGTCAAAAAAGACGAAGCCGAATATCAATTCGGTATCGATCACCTGCGAGACGTCTGGTATTCGTCCTCATACCTATTGGATCGTAAACAAAGCGGAGAAAAATCATCAAAAGACCGCTTCGAAAATTATAAACAACAACCGATACAAATTAAATTTAATTCCTCTTTCACCGGAAAACTATCTTCATACGGAATTAATCCCGACCGGCGTCAACATAACGGCATAAAAGCAGCCATTATACGTGAAAAAGGAGTAAATGGGGATCGTGAAATGGCATATTCCCTTTATTTGGCAGGATTCGATGTAAAAGACGTGCATATGACCGACCTTATCAGTGGCAGGGAAACGCTCGAAGACGTAAATATGATCGTATATTGCGGAGGTTTTTCCAACTCTGACGTTTTAGGTTCGGCAAAAGGATGGGCCGGAGGATTTTTATGGAACGAAAAAGCCAAAGTAGCCCTCGATAGATTTTATGCCCGTAAAGATACCTTAAGTTTAGGAATCTGCAACGGCTGTCAGTTGATGGTCGAACTCGGTTTGCTCACTCCCGATCATGAGAAGAAACCTAAAATGCGTCACAACGATTCTCATAAATTCGAATCGGAATTTATCGGTCTTACCATACCGAAAAACAATTCAGTTATGTTCGGTTCATTATCGGGCAGCAAATTAGGAATTTGGGTAGCCCATGGTGAAGGTAAGTTTGAATTACCATACGATAAAGATAAATACAATGTTGTCGCACAGTACAGTTACGACGCATATCCGGCAAATCCCAACGGTTCACCCTGGGCTATAGCCGGTATTGCATCGGAAGATGGTCGTCACTTAGCTTTGATGCCTCATCTCGAAAGAGCAATATTCCCCTGGCAATGGGCTTATTATCCTTATGACCGTAAAAACGAAGACCAGGTTACACCCTGGATCGAAGCTTTTGTAAATGCACGTAAATGGGTAGAAAAACAAAACGGTAAATAA
- a CDS encoding LTA synthase family protein, with the protein MKQYFISLRYILSIHFLGLAIFTLFRIILYIQGHSYIDEASRGFLIQSQAFLRGLWMDNVVACYILVLPLITVSISSLFNYYGKRLYKSINLYFCIFYSIAFTISAADIPYFDYFFKHINASIFNWFSYVGTTVGMMFGELSYLLAFGFLLLIIISFYIITHRLLQMFLKEIGSPVKKTTGVTKLAIGGCSVLIIGACFFGIRGRTGYNPIRVSAAYYCNNTFLNQLGISPSFNLLRSSLEASKSENQGIKLMDDTKAIKLVRQELNITDSLPDISPIARNITHIGEPNRKNVILIFMESMSAKLLKRYGNTQELTPFLDSIANNSLCFDHFYSAGTHTNHAIHSVLYSYPALMKHNSMKGAVIPFYAGLPTILQDNGYTTLFFMTHESQYDNMNGFLRTNGFDQIYSQENYPKEKVVNSFGVQDDFLYEYALKTIDRESKNGDPFFSVLLSISNHPPYIVPKDFKAHSHTDETRIVEFADKAIADFMKQASSKPWFKNTIFVFFGDHGKKVGEPHSDMPLSYNHIPCLFYSPNYIKPEANNALGGQIDIGPTLLGLLNIDYTNNGFGVDLLHDKRPYIFFTSDDAIGCIDHDHFYINRPADKQEWLLHVKNSVEQEKIINPALQDSMKNYVFSMLQTAQYLMRNELTGKYKGYIPQ; encoded by the coding sequence ATGAAACAATATTTTATTTCTCTACGGTATATCCTGTCAATACATTTTCTCGGACTTGCCATATTTACCCTGTTCAGAATTATTTTGTACATACAAGGTCATAGTTATATCGATGAAGCCAGTCGAGGATTTCTGATACAGTCACAAGCCTTTCTCAGGGGATTATGGATGGATAACGTAGTAGCGTGCTACATTCTTGTATTACCTCTGATAACGGTTTCTATCAGTTCACTGTTCAACTATTACGGGAAAAGACTTTATAAGAGTATCAACCTATACTTTTGCATCTTTTACAGCATTGCTTTTACCATTTCGGCTGCTGACATTCCTTATTTCGATTATTTTTTCAAACATATAAATGCATCTATTTTTAACTGGTTTTCTTATGTAGGGACCACGGTAGGCATGATGTTCGGCGAACTATCTTACCTGCTGGCATTCGGCTTTCTCCTATTGATCATTATATCCTTCTATATTATAACCCACCGTCTTTTACAAATGTTTTTAAAGGAAATAGGATCGCCCGTAAAAAAAACGACAGGAGTAACTAAATTAGCGATCGGAGGATGTTCTGTCCTTATCATTGGAGCATGTTTCTTCGGCATCAGAGGACGAACCGGTTATAACCCGATACGGGTAAGCGCGGCATACTATTGTAACAATACTTTTTTAAATCAATTGGGAATAAGTCCTTCTTTTAACCTTCTGAGAAGTTCTCTCGAAGCTTCAAAATCTGAAAATCAAGGAATAAAACTCATGGACGATACAAAAGCAATAAAGCTCGTTCGGCAAGAACTGAACATAACCGACTCTCTACCCGATATTTCTCCGATCGCACGCAATATCACTCATATAGGAGAACCGAACCGAAAAAACGTCATTCTCATTTTTATGGAATCGATGTCGGCCAAATTATTAAAAAGATACGGCAACACACAAGAATTAACACCCTTTCTCGACAGCATTGCCAACAATTCGTTATGCTTCGATCATTTCTATTCGGCAGGGACTCACACTAACCATGCAATACATTCGGTATTGTATTCATATCCTGCACTAATGAAGCACAATTCGATGAAAGGAGCTGTCATTCCGTTTTATGCAGGATTACCTACAATTTTACAAGATAACGGATACACGACTTTATTTTTTATGACTCATGAATCACAATATGACAACATGAACGGATTTTTACGAACTAACGGATTCGACCAAATCTATTCCCAAGAGAACTACCCCAAAGAAAAAGTAGTCAACAGCTTCGGAGTGCAGGATGACTTTTTATACGAATATGCCCTTAAAACGATCGATCGAGAATCGAAAAACGGAGATCCTTTTTTTAGTGTTTTACTAAGTATCAGCAATCATCCCCCTTATATCGTTCCGAAAGATTTTAAAGCACACAGTCATACCGATGAAACTCGTATTGTAGAATTCGCAGATAAGGCAATCGCAGACTTTATGAAACAAGCATCATCAAAACCGTGGTTCAAAAATACAATTTTCGTATTTTTTGGAGATCACGGGAAAAAAGTCGGTGAACCTCACAGCGATATGCCACTATCCTACAACCATATCCCTTGCCTATTTTATTCTCCGAATTATATAAAACCTGAAGCGAATAATGCATTGGGCGGACAAATCGACATAGGTCCCACCCTACTCGGATTACTGAATATAGATTATACGAATAACGGATTTGGAGTCGATCTGCTTCATGATAAAAGGCCTTATATCTTTTTTACATCCGACGACGCAATAGGGTGCATCGATCATGACCATTTTTATATCAACCGGCCAGCCGACAAACAAGAATGGTTACTTCATGTAAAGAACAGTGTAGAACAGGAAAAAATAATAAATCCGGCATTACAGGATAGTATGAAAAATTATGTATTCTCGATGTTACAAACCGCACAATATCTCATGCGAAACGAACTTACCGGAAAATATAAAGGATACATTCCACAATAA
- a CDS encoding LysE family translocator, with translation MLYTIIRGVAIGLLVSAPMGPIGVLCIQRTLNKGRWPGFVTGLGASLSDLCYALLTGFGMSFITDFIETNQNLLQILGSFVLVGFGVYLYRQNPAKNIRKQSKNIGTYTQDFVTAFFLTLSNPLILFLFIGLFARLNFFLPESHLPEYIAGYISIIIGAIGWWLTITFLVNKIRTRFNLRSLWMINRGIGIVMVIMSLVGFIMGIDAYFNLKLI, from the coding sequence ATGCTATACACGATCATAAGGGGAGTAGCTATCGGTTTGCTGGTTTCTGCACCGATGGGACCCATCGGAGTCTTATGCATTCAACGTACTTTAAACAAGGGCAGGTGGCCCGGATTCGTGACTGGTTTAGGAGCTTCTTTATCTGATTTGTGTTATGCTTTACTAACAGGCTTCGGGATGTCATTTATTACTGATTTTATAGAAACAAATCAGAATTTGTTGCAGATATTAGGCAGTTTTGTTTTGGTTGGTTTCGGGGTATATTTGTACCGTCAAAATCCGGCGAAAAATATCAGGAAGCAAAGTAAGAATATAGGTACTTATACACAGGATTTCGTAACGGCTTTTTTCCTTACTTTGTCAAATCCGCTTATACTGTTTCTATTTATCGGGTTATTTGCTCGCCTTAATTTTTTCCTTCCCGAATCTCATTTACCTGAATATATTGCCGGATACATATCGATAATTATAGGTGCTATAGGTTGGTGGTTGACTATAACTTTCTTGGTAAATAAAATACGTACCCGATTTAATTTAAGAAGTTTATGGATGATAAACCGCGGAATTGGCATTGTCATGGTTATTATGTCTTTGGTAGGTTTTATTATGGGAATAGATGCGTATTTCAATCTTAAATTAATTTAA
- a CDS encoding amidophosphoribosyltransferase — translation MGGFFGTIKKKSCVADLFYGVDYNSHMGTKRAGMVTQDNGNFIRAIHNIENSYFRSKFEDDLPSFSGCSGIGVISDTDAQPIIISSHLGKFAIVTVAKINNIPELEKELLAKGNHFCEHSNGITNQSELVSMLIIEGKNFVEGIENVYNRIKGSCSILLLTEDGIIAARDKYGRTPVLLGKGKNCYAVSSETCSFPNLGYETEYNLGPGEIVHITADTFTQLRKPGEKMQICSFLWVYYGYPVCEYEGKNVDTMRFDCGLEMGKTDDIEADFVSGIPDSGVGMSLGYAVGKQIPYQRGIVKYTPTWPRSFTPPNQEMRELVAKMKLIPNKSLLKDKKVVFCDDSIVRGTQLRDNVNDLYRYGAKEVHMRISCPPLIYPCKFLNFTASKSDLELITRRTIQKLEGNHDKDLSEYATTNSPKYCRMVDSICKELNITTLKFNPIETLVKSIGLPKECICTHCFDGSSYE, via the coding sequence ATGGGAGGATTTTTTGGAACTATAAAGAAAAAATCATGTGTTGCCGATTTGTTTTACGGTGTAGACTATAATTCGCACATGGGAACAAAAAGAGCCGGTATGGTTACACAAGATAACGGGAATTTCATTCGTGCAATACATAATATTGAAAACTCATATTTTCGGTCGAAATTCGAAGATGATCTTCCTTCATTTTCAGGGTGTTCGGGGATCGGTGTTATTAGCGACACCGACGCTCAACCAATTATTATAAGTTCACACTTAGGAAAATTTGCGATCGTTACCGTCGCTAAAATCAATAATATACCCGAACTCGAAAAAGAATTATTAGCCAAAGGAAACCATTTCTGCGAACATAGCAACGGCATCACGAATCAATCGGAACTGGTATCGATGCTCATTATAGAAGGGAAAAACTTTGTCGAAGGAATCGAGAACGTATACAACCGTATCAAAGGATCTTGTTCGATTCTTTTACTTACCGAAGACGGGATTATCGCAGCACGCGATAAATATGGAAGAACTCCTGTTTTATTAGGAAAAGGAAAAAACTGCTATGCCGTTTCTTCAGAAACCTGTAGTTTCCCCAATTTAGGATACGAAACAGAATACAATCTCGGCCCGGGAGAAATCGTACACATTACTGCAGACACATTTACCCAATTACGGAAACCGGGGGAGAAAATGCAAATTTGTTCTTTTTTATGGGTATATTATGGTTATCCTGTTTGCGAATACGAAGGAAAAAACGTCGATACCATGCGATTTGATTGTGGACTCGAAATGGGAAAAACAGACGATATAGAAGCTGATTTTGTTTCCGGAATTCCAGACTCCGGCGTAGGCATGTCTTTAGGATACGCAGTAGGTAAACAAATACCCTATCAGCGGGGAATCGTAAAATATACTCCTACCTGGCCAAGAAGTTTTACTCCCCCCAATCAGGAAATGAGAGAGCTGGTAGCCAAAATGAAACTAATTCCCAATAAAAGCCTGCTCAAAGATAAAAAAGTCGTATTCTGCGACGATTCTATCGTAAGAGGAACTCAGTTACGGGATAATGTAAACGATCTTTATCGCTATGGAGCAAAAGAAGTACATATGCGCATCAGTTGTCCGCCTTTGATTTACCCCTGCAAATTTCTCAATTTTACGGCATCTAAATCGGATCTCGAACTGATTACCCGCCGTACAATACAAAAACTGGAAGGAAATCATGATAAAGACCTTTCGGAATATGCTACGACAAATTCACCGAAATATTGCAGAATGGTCGACAGTATTTGTAAAGAATTAAATATAACTACATTAAAATTCAATCCGATAGAAACACTCGTAAAATCGATAGGATTACCTAAAGAATGTATCTGTACGCATTGTTTCGATGGAAGTAGTTATGAATAA
- a CDS encoding electron transfer flavoprotein subunit alpha/FixB family protein has protein sequence MNNLIVYCEIEDGIIADVSLELLTKGRSLANKLNCKLEALVVGSNLDGVEKQIFPYGADTIYLADDKRLFPYTSLPHTSVLVNLFKEQKPQICLMGATSIGRDLGPRVSSYLHSGLTADCTSLEIGPHEDKKEGKKYENLLYQIRPAFGGNIVATIVNPECRPQMATVREGVMKKEIVSPTYKGEIVKLDVSKYVYDTDFAVDVIERHMEKSKINIKSSPIIVAGGYGVGSKENFKLLYDLADTIGAEVGASRAAVDAGFAEHERQIGQTGVTVRPKLYIACGISGQIQHIAGMQDSSIIISVNNDPNAPINTIADYVITGTVEDILPKMIKYYKKNSK, from the coding sequence ATGAACAATTTAATTGTATATTGCGAAATAGAAGACGGCATTATCGCCGATGTAAGCCTCGAATTGCTGACAAAAGGTCGTTCCCTGGCTAATAAACTAAATTGTAAACTCGAAGCTCTCGTCGTAGGAAGTAACCTCGATGGCGTAGAAAAACAAATATTTCCCTACGGTGCCGATACGATATATCTGGCTGATGACAAAAGATTATTTCCCTATACATCACTCCCACATACATCGGTATTGGTAAATCTCTTTAAAGAACAAAAGCCCCAAATTTGTCTGATGGGAGCTACCAGTATCGGTCGCGATCTGGGTCCGCGAGTATCATCTTATTTGCATAGCGGTCTTACCGCCGACTGTACATCTCTCGAAATTGGTCCTCACGAAGACAAAAAAGAGGGGAAAAAGTATGAAAATCTTTTATATCAAATACGTCCTGCCTTTGGAGGGAATATCGTAGCGACCATTGTAAACCCCGAATGCCGTCCTCAAATGGCAACCGTGCGGGAAGGCGTTATGAAAAAAGAAATCGTCTCTCCCACATATAAAGGAGAAATCGTAAAGCTCGATGTTTCAAAATATGTTTACGATACCGATTTTGCAGTTGATGTGATCGAACGTCACATGGAAAAATCGAAAATCAACATCAAAAGCTCACCGATCATCGTAGCCGGAGGTTATGGCGTAGGGTCGAAAGAAAATTTTAAGCTATTATACGATCTTGCAGATACAATCGGAGCAGAAGTAGGTGCTTCACGTGCAGCCGTAGATGCCGGTTTCGCAGAACACGAAAGGCAGATCGGCCAAACCGGTGTTACCGTTCGTCCGAAATTATATATCGCTTGCGGTATCTCGGGACAAATTCAACATATTGCCGGGATGCAGGATAGTTCTATTATAATTTCGGTAAACAACGATCCGAATGCCCCGATAAATACGATCGCCGATTATGTAATTACCGGAACCGTTGAAGATATTCTTCCTAAAATGATAAAATATTACAAGAAGAATTCTAAATAA